A window from Citrus sinensis cultivar Valencia sweet orange chromosome 5, DVS_A1.0, whole genome shotgun sequence encodes these proteins:
- the LOC127902059 gene encoding NEDD8-conjugating enzyme Ubc12-like encodes MIRLFKVKEKQKEDAENNTGGTPVKKQCARELRLHKDITELNLPEACKISFPNGQDDLMNFEVSIKPDEGYYQNGTFVFSFEVPPIYPHDAPKVKCKTKVYHPNIDLEGNVCLNVLREDWKPVLNINTIIYGLYHLFTEPNHEDPLNHDAAELLRDSPACFETNVRMALQGGYIGDEYFEPVM; translated from the coding sequence ATGATTCGACTATTTAAAGTAAAGGAAAAACAGAAAGAAGATGCTGAGAATAACACAGGAGGTACACCTGTTAAAAAGCAATGCGCTCGGGAATTGCGTCTTCACAAAGATATCACTGAGCTGAACCTACCCGAAGCTTGCAAAATATCATTCCCCAACGGCCAGgatgatttaatgaattttgagGTCTCAATTAAACCTGATGAAGGATATTATCAAAATGGCACATTTGTGTTCTCTTTTGAAGTTCCCCCTATTTATCCACATGACGCACCAAAGGTTAAGTGTAAGACCAAGGTCTACCACCCAAATATTGACTTGGAAGGAAATGTTTGCCTCAATGTCTTACGAGAAGATTGGAAGCCTGTCCTCAACATAAACACTATTATTTATGGATTATATCATCTTTTCACGGAACCAAATCATGAGGACCCCCTTAATCATGATGCTGCTGAATTGTTGAGGGATAGCCCAGCTTGTTTTGAGACAAACGTGAGAATGGCTTTACAAGGTGGGTATATAGGGGACGAATATTTTGAGCCAGTTATGTAG